One segment of Terriglobales bacterium DNA contains the following:
- a CDS encoding response regulator — translation MKPKKVILCVDDNEQALSIRKVMLETRGYRVVTAANGREALEIFQRGGIDLLLSDLVMPGLDGTELIERVKTLSPATPCILFSGKIKVYERDTRADVFLPKGMYAPAELLERIRLLLVRKRGPRRVAAEPASAAAVSPLPISAAS, via the coding sequence ATGAAGCCGAAGAAAGTCATTCTGTGCGTGGACGACAACGAGCAGGCGCTCTCCATCCGCAAGGTCATGCTCGAGACCCGCGGCTACCGCGTCGTCACCGCCGCCAACGGCCGCGAGGCCCTGGAGATCTTCCAGCGCGGCGGCATCGACCTGCTGCTCAGCGACCTGGTCATGCCCGGCCTCGACGGCACCGAACTCATCGAGCGCGTCAAGACGCTCTCCCCCGCCACTCCCTGCATCCTCTTCTCCGGCAAGATCAAGGTCTACGAGCGCGACACCCGCGCCGACGTCTTCCTCCCCAAGGGCATGTACGCTCCCGCCGAGCTGCTGGAGCGCATCCGCCTGCTGCTGGTGCGCAAGCGTGGACCGCGCCGCGTCGCCGCCGAGCCCGCCTCCGCCGCCGCGGTTTCTCCCCTGCCCATCTCCGCCGCCTCCTGA
- a CDS encoding GNAT family N-acetyltransferase: MSPDFDLQPTLQGDLVVLRPLRLDDFPALFAAASDPLIWEQHPESDRYKKEVFQRFFDGAIQSGGAFAVLDRRSGRVIGSSRYCNLKPEESEVEIGWTFLERACWGGAYNREMKSLMLAHAFRFVARVVFVVGEHNLRSQQALRKIGARLLRTAPRPSPDGSSRTDLVFSSTRPQD; this comes from the coding sequence GTGAGCCCAGACTTCGATCTCCAGCCCACTCTGCAAGGCGACCTGGTGGTCCTCCGCCCCCTCCGCCTCGACGACTTCCCCGCCCTCTTCGCCGCCGCCAGCGACCCTCTCATCTGGGAGCAGCATCCCGAAAGCGACCGCTATAAGAAAGAGGTCTTCCAGCGCTTCTTCGACGGGGCCATCCAGTCCGGCGGCGCCTTCGCCGTGCTCGACCGCCGCTCCGGCCGCGTCATCGGCTCCTCCCGCTACTGCAACCTCAAGCCCGAAGAGAGCGAGGTGGAGATCGGCTGGACCTTCCTGGAGCGCGCCTGCTGGGGCGGCGCCTACAACCGCGAGATGAAGTCGCTCATGCTCGCCCACGCCTTCCGCTTCGTGGCGCGCGTGGTCTTCGTGGTGGGCGAGCACAACCTGCGCTCGCAGCAGGCGCTGCGCAAGATCGGCGCCCGCCTTCTGCGCACCGCCCCGCGCCCCTCCCCCGACGGCTCCTCCCGCACCGACCTGGTCTTCTCCAGCACCCGCCCGCAGGACTAA